The following are encoded together in the Citrus sinensis cultivar Valencia sweet orange chromosome 1, DVS_A1.0, whole genome shotgun sequence genome:
- the LOC102610337 gene encoding 60S ribosomal protein L22-2-like → MSRGSGGAAGGGAKGKKKGATFTIDCAKPVEDKIMDIASLEKFLQERIKVGGKAGALGDTVTVTRDKTKITVLSDSNFSKRYLKYLTKKYLKKHNVRDWLRVIASNKDRNVYELRYFNIAENEGEEED, encoded by the exons ATGAGCAGAGGAAGCGGAGGAGCGGCCGGTGGTGGAGCCAAGGGAAAGAAGAAGGGTGCAACTTTCACCATCGACTGTGCGAAGCCTGTCGAGGACAAGATTATGGACATTGCTTCCCTCGAAAAGTTCCTCCAAGAGCGCATCAAAGTTGGCGGCAAAGCCGGCGCCCTCGGTGACACTGTTACCGTCACTCGTGACAAGACTAAGATCACCGTTCTCTCCGACTCCAACTTCTCCAAAAG GTACTTAAAGTACTTGACAAAGAAGTATTTGAAGAAGCACAATGTGCGTGATTGGCTTCGTGTGATTGCATCTAACAAGGACCGGAATGTTTATGAATTGAGATACTTCAATATTGCCGAGAATGAGGGTgaggaggaagattag
- the LEA5 gene encoding late embryogenesis abundant protein Lea5: MARSLFKAKLLLAPVADGISLSISRRGYAAAAPLGTISRTGIMEKNDLRPAVREDSGASSAWAPDPITGYYRPENRAVEIDPAELREMLLNHKVRAH, translated from the exons atggcCCGCTCTCTCTTCAAAGCTAAGCTTCTTCTTGCTCCTGTTGCTGATGGCATCTCGCTCTCCATTAGCAG GAGAGGATATGCTGCAGCAGCACCCTTGGGGACCATATCTCGGACTGGTATCATggagaaaaatgatttgagGCCTGCGGTGAGAGAGGATTCTGGGGCCTCTTCTGCCTGGGCCCCAGATCCCATCACTGGGTACTACAGGCCGGAGAATCGGGCGGTCGAGATTGATCCAGCAGAGCTTCGAGAGATGCTGTTGAACCACAAAGTCAGGGCACACTAG
- the LOC102609703 gene encoding uncharacterized protein LOC102609703 has product MEARVVGVNHDQGAAAAGAAVDDMGDGMQCSNHPYRNNPGGICAFCLQEKLGKLVSSSFPLPIRGSSSSSSSPPSFRSDNIGGAGVASGNGGGLVTGSAAAASLSLSLSARPTSTSSSTTRSRNVSNGIANDQFYYTTRRARIPFLLAKKKKKIMVGPSATSDRAADIVFKRSKSTTTPRRGHGHFLDDTNNEDFSPRKRGFWSFLYHSSSSSKNKVDHKITTLATPNGGSSHLRSSLSKKSATNIVIEEDDDDDDEDGSPNSASQATASSFERKVSRSRSVGCGSRSFSGDFFERISTGFGDCTLRRVESQREGKPKVHNAASSSHHHHHMKERVKCGGIFGGFIMTSSSSSSSSSSYWVSSSSTDHQDNVNGKSSSSLAHGRSRSWGWAFASPMRAFGSKPSSKDGSKKRDHVIRESANKNTTPNLAAIPSLLAVRG; this is encoded by the coding sequence ATGGAAGCAAGAGTTGTTGGTGTTAATCATGATCAAGGCGCTGCTGCAGCAGGTGCTGCGGTTGATGATATGGGGGATGGCATGCAGTGCAGTAACCATCCGTATAGGAATAACCCAGGTGGGATCTGTGCTTTTTGCCTTCAAGAAAAGCTTGGCAAGTTAGTTTCCTCTTCTTTCCCTTTACCCATTCGCggctcctcttcttcttcttcgtctcCCCCTTCCTTCAGATCTGACAATATTGGTGGTGCTGGTGTTGCTTCCGGCAATGGCGGTGGCCTTGTTACCGGCagtgctgctgctgcttctcTTTCGCTTTCTCTTTCAGCTCGTCCTACTTCGACTAGTAGTAGTACTACGAGAAGTAGAAATGTTAGTAATGGCATTGCCAATGATCAATTTTATTACACAACGAGGCGGGCCAGGATTCCTTTTCTTTTGgccaagaagaagaaaaagataatgGTTGGACCATCAGCAACATCAGATCGTGCGGCTGATATTGTTTTCAAGAGAAGCAAGTCTACTACAACTCCTAGAAGGGGCCATGGGCATTTTCTTGATGATACTAATAATGAAGATTTTAGCCCAAGAAAAAGAGGGTTTTGGTCTTTTCTTTATcactcttcatcatcatcgaAGAATAAAGTTGATCACAAGATCACAACTTTAGCAACACCGAATGGGGGGTCTTCTCATTTGAGATCTTCATTGTCTAAAAAGAGTGCTACCAATATTGTGATAgaggaagatgatgatgatgatgatgaagacgGAAGTCCCAACAGTGCTTCTCAAGCAACTGCTTCATCTTTTGAGAGGAAAGTTTCAAGATCCAGATCTGTTGGCTGTGGGAGCAGGAGCTTTTCAGGTGACTTCTTTGAGAGAATCTCAACTGGGTTTGGTGATTGCACCCTCAGAAGAGTTGAGTCTCAAAGAGAAGGCAAGCCAAAAGTGCACAATGCTGCTTCATCTtctcatcaccatcatcacaTGAAAGAAAGAGTCAAATGTGGTGGCATTTTTGGTGGGTTCATAATGACCTCATCTtcctcttcatcatcttcatcgtCTTATTGGGTTTCTTCATCGTCTACTGATCATCAAGATAATGTCAATGGAAAATCATCATCGTCACTTGCTCATGGAAGGAGTAGGAGCTGGGGCTGGGCTTTTGCTAGTCCGATGAGAGCTTTCGGCAGCAAGCCCTCTTCAAAAGATGGCAGCAAAAAAAGAGACCACGTCATCAGAGAATCTGCTAATAAAAACACCACTCCAAATTTGGCTGCGATTCCTTCATTGTTAGCTGTGAGAGGCTAA
- the LOC127902582 gene encoding phylloplanin-like gives MATLTADAQGGVIGTLLGLIHIEGTLYCTVNGNIGDLGQATPVFPNAKVQLQCGGNVNSTAVTSESGSFSIVLDPVQIVVSSLLNDCCLVLKTPLATRNSNPPSAGDLFSPLTIVGNTLLGILLKPVGFQSMPQSLTNHVSDKLIKHYKKY, from the exons ATGGCAACACTTACGGCTGATGCACAAGGTGGGGTTATAGGCACCCTTCTTGGCTTAATCCATATTGAAGGCACTCTGTATTGCACTGTCAATGGAAACATTGGTGACCTGGGACAAGCAACCCCTGTTTTTCCAA ATGCAAAGGTGCAATTGCAGTGCGGTGGAAATGTTAATTCAACTGCAGTAACAAGTGAGTCAGGGTCATTTTCAATAGTGCTGGATCCTGTGCAAATTGTGGTCTCTTCACTACTCAACGACTGCTGCTTAGTCCTGAAAACCCCGCTGGCCACCCGCAACAGCAACCCGCCATCGGCCGGTGATTTGTTCTCCCCTTTAACCATCGTTGGAAACACTCTTCTTGGCATCCTGCTGAAACCTGTAGGATTCCAATCCATGCCCCAGTCCTTAACTAATCATGTATCAGATAAACTGATAAAGCATTATAAGAAGTATTAA